The following nucleotide sequence is from Vicinamibacteria bacterium.
CTCCCGCATCCGCGCGGAAAATTCCTTGAGAGCTTCGACCATGCGCGGGTCCTTGTTGATGAGAGCATCCTTCGGGTTGTAGTAGGTCGACTTCAGCTGTTCGGCGTCGAACACCTGCTCGATGGCCTTTCGCGTGCAGCCACCGGTCCGCGAGAAATTCTCGATCTCCAGGCCGACGGCGAAGCTGATTTCCTGGTTTTCGCCGAAGAGCTTCCGGTTGTAAGCGACCTGGTCCGCCGGGGAAAGCTTCTTGTAGATTGCTATGTTCCTTTCGCCCAGCCCGATGCGCGCCGGACTGTATCCATCGTTGAGCTGCGGCGGTTTCCCGGTGTACAGGGTCGCGATGCCAAAACCATACTCATTGATGAATCGCCCCTCGGACGAGAAGAGTCCGGGGAGGGATTTGTCGGCGGTCATTCCACTTCGTACGGTCCGGTAATCGGCGGCCACATACTCGAACCCCTCATCTCGCATGCACTGGGAGATCAGCGGCTCGACGCGCTCGATGGCCTCCACCAGCTGCCTCTTGCTCATGCCGAACTCCTCCGTGCCATGAACCTGTGCGAGCGCGAAAGAGCTCGCGGCGAAAGTCACCAACAACACGATTGCCGCGGGAAGCCGTTTCTCCATTATCGTTCTCCGTCGTGGCTTAGATCGGAGGGTAGTCCCCGCGCAGGTATGAACAATCCCATTCATTCCCCCTGGCCGCGACATCCCCCCGGATGATGAGTTCGCGCAGGCGCGCGCCCGCTGGTCGGGGCAGCGCCAGCGTACCAGACTTCGGGGCTTTTTGCTAGAGCCGTCGCACCATTACCGAAGGGTCAGGAGCATTTTTTTCTCGGATCCGGCTCGGTTGCCCACGTCACTTCTCCAGCCCGACCGAGGCGTCGTCGCCCGGTGTGGGTTTGGACGGCTGTCGAATGATGGACACGAGCCAAGCGGCTCCGGCCAACCCTACCAGCACCATGAGCCAGCGAATGGCCGTGACGAGGACGGTTGCGTCGAGCGGGGGCCAGTCGAACTGCCCCAGCCGGTCGAGCCGTTCCGTCATCCAGTGCCACGCCGAGTGGGTGACGAGCGCCGAGAGATAGATCGTCCCCAGCCGCTCGGCGACGACGAAGCGGAACACGAAGTCGAGGGCAGGAACGACGAGAGCCAGGACGAGCAATTGGCCGATCTCGACGCCAAGGTTGAACGCGAGGAGCGACATCGTCAGGTGCGACCCCGCGAACTGCAACGTCTCCCGCAGCAGGAACGAGAAGCCGAAACCGTGCACCAGGCCGAAACCGAAGGTGATGAGCCACCGGCGTCGAAGCCTCGCGCCGGCGATGTTCTCGAAGGCCATGTAGAGAATCGATAACGCGATGAGGGTCTCGATCGCTGGCGGGAACCAGAGTGCATCCGGGGCGTATCCGAACGCGGACACCATGAGCGTGATCGAATGGGCGATCGTGAACGAAGTGACGATCACGACCAGCGATCGCAAGCGCCGGAACGGTATGACGAGGCAGAACAGGAAGAGCAGATGGTCGAGGCCTTCTAGGATGTGGAAGAAGCCCAGCTCGACGAACCGGAGAGCGACGTGATACCACTCGGGGTCCAGTCGGATCAGCCCGGGATCTCCGGGGAAGTCGAAAGCATGAACCTCACCATTGGGCGATAGGAAGCGCAGCACGTTGATGACCCGCATCCCGAGCCGGTCGAGCCCCGGGTGGATCGAGAACCGGGATTCCTCGGATTCGATCGGATACTCGAAGAGGACGTCGAGGAGCCCCTGGGCCCAGTAGAGCTCGGTGTCGTCGGGCAGCGGGGGACCCAGCACGTGGGCCAATGCGTCTTCGAAACGGCCGAACGAGGGGTCGGACGGCATCGACACACGGGCGGCCACCAACTCGGGACTCTCGAGTCGGCGTTCACCCTCGAACAACTCGATGTAGTCCGCGATCCAGAGGATCGAGGCATCGCGGAGCACGGCGTCCGCCCGAGTGAGGTCCAGGTAACCAAATGGGTCGGTCGGCACGCTCATGTCGCGCATCGCGGCGAGGGGGACGCGAACCAGGAGGCGGAGTCGGTCTCCCTCTGGCTTCAAGAAAGCTCGAACCGTTACGTCGGTGGGGATTTCGTGCGCCTCGACCGCGGGGACGAGGAAGGTCGCGAGGATGACGAGCCGCCTGGCAGAGCGCATCGCGGGTAGCATATTGGGGTCGATACGATGAAACAACCGCGGCCTCGATGGACGCTTCGCGGCCACTCGGGATATAGTGTCGGCCATTCTCGGCCAGGCGGAGCCGGGGGAGAGGTGGGAAGATGGAGCGTCTGAGAAACAAAAGAAACGTTATGGTCGCCGGGGCGTTCGTCGCCGTGCTCGCTGCTCTCGGCCTCGGCCAGCTCGTGCTGAGCGAGACGGCGGCGTCGGAGGATACGGTCGACTCGCCAGCCTTCGTGGTCGACCCGTTGTGGCCCAAACCGCTTCCGAACCATTGGGTGATGGGCTCGACCATCGGAGTGACCGTAGACTCTCGAGATCACGTTTTCGTCATCCACCGGCAGGGCAGCTTGAATCAGCGAACCGAGGTGGGGGCCGCTCAGGATCCACCAACCGGAGATTGCTGTGTACCCGCGCCCCCGGTGCTCGAGTTCGATCCCGAAGGGAACCTCGTCGGTCATTTTGGTGGACCCGGTGAGGGTTACGACTGGCCCACGTCGAACCATGGCATCACCATCGACCATAAAGACAATCTCTGGATCGGCGGCAATGGCGGCAACGACGCGCACATTCTGAAGTTCACGCGCGACGGCAAATTCCTGAAGCAGTTCGGCGTTCCCGGTGCCCGTCTCACCACACCTCCCGATGCCGCGGAGCCTCAATGGGCTGGCAACAGTCACGATAAGGAGAGCTTCGGAAGAGTGGCGGAAGTCTCCTTTGACGTTTCGGCGAACGAGGCCTACGTGGCCGATGGATACTTGAACAAGCGGGTTGCCGTGATCGATATGGACACTGGCGAGCTCAAACGCTACTGGGGCGCCTACGGCAACAAGCCCGATGATGCCGATCTGGGTCGCTACGATCCCGAGGCTCCGCTCGCTCAGCAGTTCCGCAACCCGGTACACTGCGCCCAGCCTTCCAACGACGGACTCGTCTACGTTTGTGATCGACCCAACGACCGAATCCAGGTGTTTCGCAAAGACGGTTCGTTCGTGACGGAGACGCGCATCGCTCCGAAAACACTCGGAGACGGATCGGTTTGGGACATCGACTTCTCCAAGGACCCAGAGCAGAAATACATGTACGTCGCCGACGGCAAGAACATGAAGGTCTATGTGCTCGACCGCAAGTCGCTCGAGATCCTCACGAGCTTTGGGGACGGTGGGCGGCAGCCCGGTCAGTTCTTCGCCGTGCACAACCTCTCGGTCGATTCGAAGGGCAACATCTACACCGTCGAGACCTACGAGGGTAAGCGCCTACAGAAGTTCGTCTACAAGGGAATAGAGCCGATCACGAAGAAAGACCAAGGCGTCCTGTGGCCGACGACCTCCGGAGGTAGTGAAGAATAGCGCGCCCGCGGTCGCCCTCAGTCGCGAGGGACGATGTTGGGGCGTTCCTCGTCGAAGTCGAAAACGATGCGGGCTTCGCCTGCGTCGAGCTGTCGCTCGACGTCCCGAATCTTGTCTTCGTGCGTGGCCTCGTGAAGTCCGTAGTCGGTTCCTTGGCGGGTAACGAACTCCTCGATGAGCCCACGGAGTGCCTCGGGACTGAGGTCCCGGTGGTCGACGACGACGAATCGCTTCCCGGTCATGGAATCACCTGAAGCCTAGCGCGCTCATGCGGAGAGCCTCAAAAGGACGATACCGGCGGCGACGGCTAGCGACGCTCCGATCCGGTAACGGCCGAACGGCTCGCCGAGAAAGACGGTGCCGATGAGTGCCGCCATGACGACGCTCGTCTCGCGGAGGGCGGCAACGAGCGCAATGTTGGCCCGGGTCATGGCCCAGATGACCAGGCCGTAGGCGCCCACGGACAGGGCGCCCGAGACTGCACCGCGTTTCCAATCGACTCTGGGTTTGCTTCTCCTCAGGGCGACCGCGGGGATCAGTACGAGGCCGTTCAGCGCGAACAGTGCTGCGGTGTAGGAAAGGGGAGTGCGCGCGACGCGCGCACCGGCCCCGTCAGTCAGCGTGTAGGCCGCGATACTCACGCCGGTGGCAAGAGCATAGACGACGGCCCGACTCTGGACGTGCCCGGGCTTCCCGCCGAATGCGATGAGCGCGATGCCCAGCACCAGAAGACCAACACCCAGAATCTGACCCGGCTCGATCGGTTCGCCGATGAGGACAGCCGATAGGCTGGCGATGACGAGCGGCGATGCCCCACGAGCGATGGGGTAGACCACGCTCAGCCCTCCGACCGAGTACGAGAGCACGAGAAATGTGTAGTAGCCCGCATGGCAGATGATGGTGCCGGCGAGATAGGGCAGGCTCTCGGTCCCGGGAAAGCCGACAAAAGGGACCAGAGCGAGCCCGATGAGTCCCGCACAGAGATTCAACGACGCGAGGTCGACCAGCCGGTCCGCGCTCGTTTTCACCAGGGTATTCCAGAAGGCGTGCATGGCTGCGGCAACGAGTACCGCCACGGTGATCTCGAAGCTCACCGACCGATCCGACGACGAAGGGCCAGCAGGGGAGTGGCGCATGGCGAGAGACTGCTGGCGGATTCGTTTCTTGCGCTCTGGAAGAGCCCCGCCGTTCGGGCGAGGTGGATCCACATGCGCGCTCAGTTTACTCCGATCCCGCTGTGCTAGACTCGGCCGGTGGATTCACTCTCGGAGAAGGTCGTCACCGCGATCGCGAAGATGCAGAAGAGATCCCCCGAGGAAATCGCCCTCGATTCCACGTTCGAAGAGCTCGGCATCGACTCTCTCAACGGGTTTCATCTCCTGGTGGAGCTCGAGGAAGAGCTCGGCATCACGATTCCCGATGACGACGCGCGGCAGCTGGTTCGCGTGTGCGACGTCGTGGAGGTGATCCGCCCACTCGTCCTGGCCAAATAAGGAATGCGCGTCGCCGTCACCGGACTCGGCGTAGTCTCGGCGATCGGCCACGATACGGAAAGTTTCTGGGAGTCCCTCGTCCGCGGACGTCACGGTTTCCGCGAGCTGAGCTTGGTCGACGCGACGGCGCTCTCGTTCGCAACCGGTGCCGAGGTCACGGGGCTCGATCTCGATGCGGGCTTCGATGAGGGCTCCCGCGAGGTGCTCGACCGGTTCGCTCGATTCTGGCTCCTCGCGGCCCGGGAGGCGGTGGCGGACAGCGGTCTTCGACTCGAGCTACTGACCGATGCCGCGGTCGTCACCGGAAGCTCGCTGGGCGGTCAGACGAGCCAGGACGAGCTCTTTCGCCAGCTCTATCGTGACGGGCGCCGCCGTCTCAGCCCGTTCGCGGTGCCGCGCTCCATGGCCAATGCCGCGGCCAGCCAGCTTTCCATGGAGATGGCGATCGAAGGTCCCGCCCTGACGCTGTCCACCGCCTGTGCCTCGGCCGCCCACGCCTTGGGCCTCGCTTATTGGATGATTTCTCGCGGCATGGTCGAGCGCGCTATCGCCGGCGGCAGCGAAGCGCCCTTCAGCCTCGGGCACCTGAAGGCATGGGACAGCTTGCGGGTCGTGGCACGCGACGTCTGCCGACCGTTCTCGAGGGGCCGAAGAGGGATTATCCTGGGCGAGGGCGGAGGTGCGCTCGTTCTGGAGTCACTGGAGCTCGCGCTCGAGCGGCGTGCCAGGGTTCACGCCGAGCTCGTCGGTTTCGGCATGTCTTCCGACGCTTCCCACGTCACCAAGCCTTCGGCACGAGGAGCGGCACGGGCGATGCGCGCGGCGCTGGACGATTCCGGGATCGATCGGGACCTCGTGGGATACGTCAACGCTCACGGCACCGGAACCCAGCTGAACGACGTCACCGAGACTCGGGCCATTCGAGAGGTGTTCGGCGCTCATGCCGATCGTCTCCTGGTGAGCTCGACCAAATCGATGCACGGCCACGCGCTGGGCGCCTCGGGCGCCCTGGAAGCCGTCGCTACCGTGCTCGCTCTCGAGCGTGGGGTGGTGCCGCCGACGGCAAATTACCTCGAGCCCGATCCTGATTGCCCGCTCGACTATGTTCCGAACCAGGCAAGACACATCATCGTGCCCCATGCGCTTTCCAGCTCGTTCGCCTTCGGCGGTCTGAATGCGGTTCTGGCGTTCGCCCGCTGGGATGGGTGAGTGCCGCTACTGGCTCTTCGCCTGTTCCTTCTCTCGAGCCCGAACGTCCTCGATCGTGTCGACCACGATGTAGAGAAAGTTGTCCACCGCGCAGTCGAAGCTCTCCCGGAATACGCAGTGGCCCGCCTCGTCCTGACTGCAATTGGGACAGACCCTCGTGCGAATCGACTCGACGTACGGGGTAAGGTCGAAGCTGTGCTCTGCTTCAACCGCTCTCACGATGTCGGGCAGATGCGCTTCGATCCCACAGACGCGTCCTTTGGGGAGACCGCAGGTCCCGTCGTCGTTCCGGTCGAAGCAGATACCGCAGACGCGCTCCTTGAGCGCTTCTCGAAACAACTCGATCCGTTCCATGGCTCACCTCCTCTTTTTTCTAGCGTGCTGAGGCGGTCAGGCCCGCCGACGTTGGCTTACCGGACACATCCTCGTGCAAATCGAGATCGACGTCGGTGACGGGGCGCTCGAGCTTGAACGTCATGTAGGCCGCCAGGGCGAGCACGAGACCACTCATGAGCAGGAAGTACAGGACCAGGTCGCGAAACATGGGCTCGAGCGGAGCGTGGGCTTCCTCGAGTGACTGCTCGACGGCGACGACCCAGTCCAGCTCCGGCATGCTCCGCACGAGCTCTGGAGTGGCGTAGGCTACGAGCAGAGCGTCGGACCGGTCGAAGCTACCAGGCCCTTCGACATCGGCGAGAAAATACCGTATTCCCTGGCTCCGGGCCCGGGCGACGTCTTCGAGACGGGCATAGAGATTGCCCGCGCCACACTCTGCTCGTCGACCGGCCAGGAGACGACCGGAGCGGCGATCGAAGAGGCAGGCGCGGCCCGAATCGCCCGAGCGAAAATCGGTAACGCTCATGAACATCCTCTCGGCATCCAACTCGGCGACCACGAGGCCGAGGGAGTCTCCGGAGTCCGGGTCGCTAATCGGCCGTGCGAGAATCAATGCGCCGGGATCCGCTCCCACCGAGGCCCAGGACTTCGAGGCGATGAGCCCGTCGGGAAGGTCGAGGCCTTGGGAGCTCTCCGAGTCGGCAACGAGCTCGAGATCCCGGTCGACCACCGCGAGGCGCGTGTGCAACGCACTCGCTCGCTCCGTTTCCGCCAAGAAGCGCTTCGCGTCATCCGTATCGTGGGAAACGAGAGCCGTCCGCACGGCGGGCGAATGTCCCAGGCTCGTCAAGAATTCGAGCTCGCGCAAGAACGCGGCATTGACCGAGGAGCCCGCCTGCTCTGCGAACGACACGAAGTTCACACCCGCGGCGTCGGTCAGCCGCGTCTTTGCCGAGTGCTGTATCAGGAGAAATCCAACGCTCATCGGAAGGACGGCGACGACAGCGGCGATCACCAGCACGCGAGTCAGGACGTAATGACGGCTGGTCTCTTTCATGTCCTCTACTCCTTGTGAAATTCAATGCAACAGACGTTCCACGGGATGTCAGGTCGTCAACTGACTGCAAAAGAAAGGCTTGTCTGTCTGGTGCACGGCTGGAGCGGCCGAGGGAGCCTCGATTGGGTTTCCTGACGCGGCGTATGGGGCGTTTCGCGTAACTACCCGGCGGGAGAGCTCGACCCACGCGCCCGGAATCGCCGCGAGGCAAAGCTGCTAGTGCTACCGGGACGGCTCCTTCCGCACCCATCGTGTCGCGAGGGTCGTAGACATTCCATAGAGTCCCAATGACAGGAAGAGAGTCGAGGCCCGGCCTTGCACGACATCCTCGAGGAGCAGCTTGATCCCGCCGAGGAACAGAAGTGGATAGACGAGCCAGGACGCCTCGCGCAAGCGCGGGACGCGACCTAGGGCGGCCAGCGCTACGACGGAGACCGAAAGAACGCCGGTTCTGAGCGTCGCCAGGATCGCGGGGTCCGCGTTCGTTCCCGGCCGTCCCACGAGCGGTGGAGCGGCCAGGGCGATGGCCCATGCACCGGCAACCCCGAGCAAGACGAGGAGCTCTCCGAGGCGAGCGACCCGCCATCTCGCGAACCAGCGGTCGGATTCGGGCTCCGCCGCGATGCCAATGGCGACCGCTGTGGCGACCACCACGACCCAGGCGTCGGGGGGCGCTGACGGCCAAGCCGTGGACGACGGGGCGACCCACACGTGGGCGGCCCAGGAGCCGAGCCCGGTCGCGGCGGCGAGAAACATTCCGGCGGCGTGAAGATTCATTTCGGGGTCGCGGCGGCGTGAGCTCAACCACGCGAGCGCGAGTCCCGCCACGGCCAGGACGATCGTCGGCTCTCCGAGCCGGGCGAGAATCACGAGGAGCACGAAGATGAATCCCATTCCCGCGAAGTAAGACCGAGACGGTGAAAGAAGCTCCGACCTCGACAACGCTACGAAGTAGCTGGCGGAGCCCGCGAGAAGGCCGAGGACGGCGAGGACGAAGGAGAGTGGTGCCGGCGCGATTCGAATGACTCCGCCAAATCCTATCAGCAAGACGGTGCCGGTTTGGACGACCTCGAAGCGGCCGGGTGGGCAACGTTTTACGAGCATTCGAATCGTAAAGCTCGACAGGAACGACGAAAGGAAAACGAGCAGCACGAGCGATGCCTGGATTGGCGAAACGTTGCTTCTCTCGAGCAACACCGCGACGGTGAGCCCCGCCACTCCCAAGTCGGCGATCCCAGCGACTGCCCAATGGAGGAACGGCCAATCCGCATGGTACACGAGCCACAGGACGCCGATGGCCAGAAGAACGAGAAGAAGGCTGAATACCGCGAGCTCCCGGGTGGCGACCAGTAGCGCCATGGCGGTAAAGGTCGCACCGGCGACCGTCACCCAGGCGAACGACCGAAGCCGCTGGCGCCATGCGACAGCGAGGCACGTACCCGCGACCACACCGACCAGCACGGCTCCCCCGGGCGGAGATAGAAGAGCGAATCGGGCCGTCGTCTCCCACAAGAGCGGAAAGGCGACGAGAGCTGCGGCGGCACCATGAAACGCCGCACTCAGGGGTTTTCTTTGTGAGCCCGCCCGGTCGGCCATCAAAACCCAGAACAGGGCATACCCGAGACCGAGCGCGATGCCCCAGGCCGACCCGAGAGCTCCCGATTCGGTGAGGGCGCGAATGAGATACGCGCCTCCGAGCACCACGAGGCTCCGCCCGAACAGGGTGACGGCAGGACTCAGGTCCCAGCTCGTCGCCGCGGCGTTGGCCTCGGCCGGCTCCGGGTGTTTTGCTCCGGCCCCACGTTCCAAGCTGCCGAGACGCGCCTCGATGTCTCCGAGGCGGCGCGAGAGCTCCTCGACCTCGGATTCGACGCGCGACAGCCGATCGTTCACGATCGCCTCCTGTCGGGAGGGCTCTTTTAAGTCGACACGATCGAGTACAGGTAGAGGAGCGCTCCCACCCCAACCAGGGCTCCGCCGAGCAAGAGGAAAGCGACGAAAGCGAGAGGATGCGACCAATAGATCGTGATGACCTCGACGAGAAGTCCGCCAGCAATGAGCGCGCCCGCCAGTTGTAGTCGTTTGTGCAGCTCGAACCTTCGAGGTGTCATTGGCTCACGCCCTCCCAGGTCTCGAGCCCCTCCAGATTGACGATGTCGTGGACGAAATCATGACACTCGAGGCAGGACGTTTCTCCAGAGTCGATCTCCTGCCGGAAGTCCACGTGGTCTTCCAACTCCTCGAAGCTCCGGGCACCCGCGTGACAGTGAAGGCATTCGCGGTTGCTGTAAGGGTTGTAGAGCTCGATGGTCTCTGGAATCGTACCCAGATAATGCACGAAGACGTGCTGAAGCCCGTGCATCTTGGCCTGCACGTCTCCGAACATCGTGTAGGTCGTGTGGCAGGTGTAGCACGCCTGGTCTCTCGGCACTCGATTGTTCAGGAAGTGCCCCGCAGGCAGATAGGAACGGTCCGCGAGCCGGAGGCTTCTCCCATAGGGCTCCATCTCGTGGCAGGACAGACAGAAGCCAGTGGACTTCGAGTGCTCCAGGTGTCGCGTGGTTCCGATCCAGGTCGCGACCACCGGCAGGATGAACAGGGCCACGAAGGCCAGCATCTTGCCGCCACGC
It contains:
- a CDS encoding HupE/UreJ family protein; translation: MRSARRLVILATFLVPAVEAHEIPTDVTVRAFLKPEGDRLRLLVRVPLAAMRDMSVPTDPFGYLDLTRADAVLRDASILWIADYIELFEGERRLESPELVAARVSMPSDPSFGRFEDALAHVLGPPLPDDTELYWAQGLLDVLFEYPIESEESRFSIHPGLDRLGMRVINVLRFLSPNGEVHAFDFPGDPGLIRLDPEWYHVALRFVELGFFHILEGLDHLLFLFCLVIPFRRLRSLVVIVTSFTIAHSITLMVSAFGYAPDALWFPPAIETLIALSILYMAFENIAGARLRRRWLITFGFGLVHGFGFSFLLRETLQFAGSHLTMSLLAFNLGVEIGQLLVLALVVPALDFVFRFVVAERLGTIYLSALVTHSAWHWMTERLDRLGQFDWPPLDATVLVTAIRWLMVLVGLAGAAWLVSIIRQPSKPTPGDDASVGLEK
- a CDS encoding DMT family transporter, with the protein product MDPPRPNGGALPERKKRIRQQSLAMRHSPAGPSSSDRSVSFEITVAVLVAAAMHAFWNTLVKTSADRLVDLASLNLCAGLIGLALVPFVGFPGTESLPYLAGTIICHAGYYTFLVLSYSVGGLSVVYPIARGASPLVIASLSAVLIGEPIEPGQILGVGLLVLGIALIAFGGKPGHVQSRAVVYALATGVSIAAYTLTDGAGARVARTPLSYTAALFALNGLVLIPAVALRRSKPRVDWKRGAVSGALSVGAYGLVIWAMTRANIALVAALRETSVVMAALIGTVFLGEPFGRYRIGASLAVAAGIVLLRLSA
- a CDS encoding cache domain-containing protein, with the translated sequence MKETSRHYVLTRVLVIAAVVAVLPMSVGFLLIQHSAKTRLTDAAGVNFVSFAEQAGSSVNAAFLRELEFLTSLGHSPAVRTALVSHDTDDAKRFLAETERASALHTRLAVVDRDLELVADSESSQGLDLPDGLIASKSWASVGADPGALILARPISDPDSGDSLGLVVAELDAERMFMSVTDFRSGDSGRACLFDRRSGRLLAGRRAECGAGNLYARLEDVARARSQGIRYFLADVEGPGSFDRSDALLVAYATPELVRSMPELDWVVAVEQSLEEAHAPLEPMFRDLVLYFLLMSGLVLALAAYMTFKLERPVTDVDLDLHEDVSGKPTSAGLTASAR
- a CDS encoding beta-ketoacyl-[acyl-carrier-protein] synthase family protein; protein product: MRVAVTGLGVVSAIGHDTESFWESLVRGRHGFRELSLVDATALSFATGAEVTGLDLDAGFDEGSREVLDRFARFWLLAAREAVADSGLRLELLTDAAVVTGSSLGGQTSQDELFRQLYRDGRRRLSPFAVPRSMANAAASQLSMEMAIEGPALTLSTACASAAHALGLAYWMISRGMVERAIAGGSEAPFSLGHLKAWDSLRVVARDVCRPFSRGRRGIILGEGGGALVLESLELALERRARVHAELVGFGMSSDASHVTKPSARGAARAMRAALDDSGIDRDLVGYVNAHGTGTQLNDVTETRAIREVFGAHADRLLVSSTKSMHGHALGASGALEAVATVLALERGVVPPTANYLEPDPDCPLDYVPNQARHIIVPHALSSSFAFGGLNAVLAFARWDG
- a CDS encoding YheU family protein, producing MTGKRFVVVDHRDLSPEALRGLIEEFVTRQGTDYGLHEATHEDKIRDVERQLDAGEARIVFDFDEERPNIVPRD
- a CDS encoding NapC/NirT family cytochrome c; amino-acid sequence: MTLLDAGFVALALTGIVLILLVVARPQLTIERGGKMLAFVALFILPVVATWIGTTRHLEHSKSTGFCLSCHEMEPYGRSLRLADRSYLPAGHFLNNRVPRDQACYTCHTTYTMFGDVQAKMHGLQHVFVHYLGTIPETIELYNPYSNRECLHCHAGARSFEELEDHVDFRQEIDSGETSCLECHDFVHDIVNLEGLETWEGVSQ
- a CDS encoding phosphopantetheine-binding protein, with protein sequence MDSLSEKVVTAIAKMQKRSPEEIALDSTFEELGIDSLNGFHLLVELEEELGITIPDDDARQLVRVCDVVEVIRPLVLAK